A region from the Planktothrix sp. FACHB-1365 genome encodes:
- a CDS encoding glycoside hydrolase family 13 protein: MIVQTPDWVKHAVFYQIFPDRFAQAAIPRKKLLSSNRWEQWDLPPSLQGYKGGNLWGVIEQLDYLQDLGINAIYFTPIFQSASNHRYHTHDYYQIDPILGGNPAFEEMLKAAHQRNIKVVLDGVFNHASRGFFQFHDILENGPHSPWLDWFKIEDWPLSAYDGSKPANYVGWVGNRALPQFNHDNPEVREYIMEVAEYWVDFGIDGWRLDVPFEVKTPGFWKEFRERVKAVNPEAYIVGEVWGDSREWLDGTQFDGVMNYLFAGPTIAFTAGDRVKMELVESPSYSPYPRLFAKEYGEKIQGLLELYPWEIQLTQLNLLDSHDTARLISIAGGDKVTVQLATLLLFTFPGAPSIYYGDEVGLEGQLDPDSRRTFPMKESWHQDVLDYHKKLIAIRHQYQALRIGSYKILYAEGIVYGFARCLENEEVMVWVNSGTEPAHINCTVTDLKTCPNRLIYGEGKISWKPEDEHTELEVYLPPRQGIIVANF, encoded by the coding sequence ATGATTGTACAAACGCCTGATTGGGTCAAACACGCGGTATTTTATCAAATTTTTCCCGATCGCTTTGCTCAAGCTGCTATTCCCCGCAAAAAATTGTTAAGTTCTAATCGCTGGGAACAATGGGATTTACCACCGAGTTTACAAGGATATAAAGGAGGAAATTTATGGGGAGTGATAGAACAATTAGATTATTTACAAGATTTAGGGATTAATGCCATTTATTTTACCCCGATTTTTCAATCGGCTTCTAATCATCGTTACCATACCCATGATTATTATCAAATTGACCCCATCTTAGGCGGAAATCCAGCGTTTGAGGAAATGCTAAAAGCGGCTCATCAACGCAATATTAAAGTAGTTTTAGATGGGGTATTTAATCATGCCAGTCGGGGCTTTTTTCAGTTTCATGATATTTTAGAAAATGGCCCCCATTCTCCTTGGTTAGATTGGTTTAAAATTGAAGACTGGCCGTTATCTGCTTATGATGGCAGTAAACCTGCAAATTATGTGGGTTGGGTGGGAAATCGAGCTTTACCTCAATTTAATCATGATAATCCTGAAGTTAGGGAATATATCATGGAAGTTGCCGAATATTGGGTGGATTTTGGTATAGATGGTTGGCGTTTAGATGTGCCTTTTGAAGTCAAAACTCCGGGGTTTTGGAAGGAATTTCGAGAGCGAGTGAAAGCGGTTAATCCAGAAGCTTATATTGTGGGAGAAGTGTGGGGAGATTCCAGAGAATGGTTAGATGGAACCCAATTTGACGGGGTGATGAATTATTTATTTGCTGGCCCAACCATTGCGTTTACCGCAGGCGATCGCGTTAAAATGGAATTAGTCGAAAGCCCTTCTTATTCTCCCTATCCTCGCTTATTTGCAAAAGAATATGGAGAAAAAATTCAAGGGTTATTAGAGTTATATCCTTGGGAAATTCAACTCACCCAATTGAATTTACTCGATAGCCATGATACCGCCCGATTAATTAGTATCGCAGGAGGAGATAAAGTCACGGTTCAATTAGCAACTTTATTGTTATTTACTTTTCCCGGTGCACCCAGTATTTATTATGGAGATGAAGTGGGATTAGAAGGACAACTCGACCCTGACTCTCGCCGAACTTTCCCGATGAAAGAATCTTGGCATCAGGATGTTTTAGACTATCATAAAAAACTGATTGCTATTCGTCATCAGTATCAGGCATTACGAATCGGTTCCTACAAAATATTATATGCTGAAGGAATTGTTTATGGGTTTGCCCGATGCTTAGAAAACGAAGAAGTGATGGTTTGGGTGAATTCAGGAACTGAACCAGCCCATATTAATTGTACAGTTACCGATTTAAAAACCTGTCCGAATCGGTTAATTTATGGAGAAGGAAAAATTAGTTGGAAACCCGAAGATGAACACACAGAATTAGAGGTATACCTTCCCCCGCGTCAAGGGATAATTGTAGCGAATTTTTAG